The genomic stretch ACTTTAACATCTGCTAGTAGTCATTAACATTTCTGTGTTCACTCTGTCCTGTTTAGAAGCCAGAACGTGATGAGTGGGGCAATGGGCTGGAGGCCATGCAGTGTGCTCTGCAGCTGGAGAAGAATGTGAACCAGGCCCTGCTGGACCTGCACAAGATTGCCTCTGACAAGGTTGACCCCCATGTAAGTTATGGTGAAATCACATAGAATACAGGTACTGTCCCAGGAGATGATCATGTTGTATCTCTGCTAATTAATGACATGATTGTGACCTGCTTAACATGCACACAATAGTCCACAGATGCACACTATGCTGTTAAtgcatacatttgcaaaatgtgcagcaggttgtctagtggttagagctgtggGCCAGTAActaaggttgctggtttgaatcccggagctgagaaggtaaaaatatgttccgcccctgaacaaggcagtttgaCCCACTGTTCCACATTAGGATGGAAATAAGGaggtattcttaactgacttgcctagttaaataataaactGCAGACACCTCATTACCTTCCTTTAGTCCATTACCACCAGGCTGTTGTGTGTTACTGTATCTACAATGGTCTGTATTCATTCTGTTGTCTGACCTGTGTTTTCCCTCTTTAGCTGTGTGACTTCCTGGAGACCCATTACCTGAATGAGCAGGTGGAGGCCATTAAGAAGCTGGGAGACTACATCACCAACCTCACCAAGATGGATGCTGTCAAAAACAAGATGGCAGAGTACCTGTTTGACAAGCACACCCTGGGAGGCCAGAGCTAAACCACTTCCATCCCCAGGCTACGGCCTCCAGCCTCAGACCAGGACTCCTGGCTTTGCATTTATAGGGAGGGGAGAGTGTTAAACTGGTGTATTGAGATGTTTCTGTTGACAACACTACTTGTATTTGAGGCAAGGCTTCTTgtaaaacaattaaaaaaatatcACTTAAGGTTTTAAGTGTTGACCTGTAGTAATAGATGTTGTATCAGTCTATTCAGGTGCTTTTCTCTTTTACTGAGCTTCTTCATACCAG from Oncorhynchus tshawytscha isolate Ot180627B linkage group LG09, Otsh_v2.0, whole genome shotgun sequence encodes the following:
- the LOC112217746 gene encoding ferritin, middle subunit-like, whose translation is MESQIRQNYHHDCEAAINRMINLEMFASYTYTSMAFYFSRDDVALRGFAHFFKENSDEEREHADKLLSFQNKRGGRILLQDIKKPERDEWGNGLEAMQCALQLEKNVNQALLDLHKIASDKVDPHLCDFLETHYLNEQVEAIKKLGDYITNLTKMDAVKNKMAEYLFDKHTLGGQS